One genomic region from Prunus persica cultivar Lovell chromosome G3, Prunus_persica_NCBIv2, whole genome shotgun sequence encodes:
- the LOC18784377 gene encoding uncharacterized protein LOC18784377 isoform X1 gives MANNTLTLSSSTLFHLTRKPISFTSTLTLRIKARASTAIAMASTTKTKVVPAVIVGGGRVGRALEDMGNGDDLLVKRGDPVPLDFKGPILVCTRNDDLEAVLEATPRPRWNDMVFFQNGMLEPWFESKGLGDADQVLAYFAVSKLGEPPVDGKTDTNPEGLTASYGKWASVVAERLQAGGLTCKVLNKEAFQKQMLEKLIWISAFMLVGARHPGTTVGGVEKEYRSEVSSLIAELASAAAAEKGLVFEEAMEDRLCAYSRAVAHFPTAVKEFKWRNGWFYSLSEKAIAAGKPDPCPLHTAWLKELKVV, from the exons ATGGCCAACAACACACTAACACTCTCTAGCTCCACTCTCTTCCACCTCACTAGAAAACCCATTTCATTCACTTCAACACTCACCCTAAGAATCAAAGCGAGGGCCTCCACAGCCATTGCCATGGCTTCTACCACCAAAACCAAGGTGGTACCTGCAGTGATAGTCGGTGGTGGAAGGGTTGGCAGAGCCTTAGAGGACATGGGCAATGGTGATGACTTGCTGGTGAAAAGAGGAGACCCTGTGCCTCTTGATTTCAAAGGTCCAATCTTGGTTTGCACTAGGAATGATGATCTTGAGGCTGTTCTTGAGGCCACTCCAAGGCCTAGATGGAACG ATATGGTTTTTTTCCAGAACGGAATGCTGGAACCGTGGTTTGAAAGTAAAGGTCTTGGTGATGCGGATCAAGTGCTAGCATATTTTGCTGTCTCCAAGCTTGGAGAACCTCCTGTTGATGGAAAGACTGATACTAATCCTGAAGGACTGACAGCATCATATGGGAAGTGGGCATCTGTAGTAGCTGAAAGATTACAGGCTGGAGGCCTTACTTGCAAG GTTCTCAACAAGGAAGCATTTCAGAAGCAGATGTTAGAGAAGTTGATCTGGATTTCAGCATTCATGCTTGTTGGAGCTCGTCATCCGGGAACAACTGTAGGTGGTGTAGAGAAAGAATACCGCTCTGAG GTGTCTAGCCTCATTGCAGAGCTTGCctctgcagcagcagcagagaAAGGGTTGGTATTTGAAGAAGCCATGGAGGATCGATTATGTGCATACTCACGCGCTGTTGCTCACTTTCCAACTGCAGTTAAAGAG TTTAAATGGAGAAATGGTTGGTTTTACTCTCTATCTGAGAAGGCAATTGCGGCGGGAAAGCCTGATCCCTGTCCCCTACATACAGCATGGCTCAAAGAGTTAAAAGTTGTCTAG
- the LOC18783671 gene encoding prefoldin subunit 6 produces the protein MASSSALRELQRELEAKANDLSKIQKDISKNHQVRKKYTIQLGENELVLKELDLLSEDANVFKLIGPVLVKQDLAEARANVRKRIEYISAELKRLDATLQDLEEKQNSKKETMLKLQQRAQSLQAGKAKA, from the exons ATGGCGTCGTCGTCAGCTCTTCGAGAGCTTCAGCGCGAATTGGAGGCCAAAGCTAACGATCTCAGCAAAATTCAGAAAG ATATTTCAAAGAATCACCAAGTGAGAAAGAAGTACACTATTCAGCTAGGCGAAAACGAGCTCGTTCTCAAG GAATTGGATCTCCTGAGCGAAGACGCCAATGTTTTCAAATTGATCGGTCCGGTTCTTGTGAAGCAGGATTTGGCAGAGGCTAGGGCCAATGTGCGCAAGAGAATCGAATACATCTCTGCTGAACT GAAGCGGCTTGATGCTACTCTTCAAGATTTGGAAGAGAAGCAAAATAGCAAGAAAGAAACG ATGTTAAAATTACAACAGAGGGCTCAATCTCTCCAGGCTGGAAAAGCAAAGGCATAA
- the LOC18784377 gene encoding uncharacterized protein LOC18784377 isoform X2: MMILRLFLRPLQGLDGTNGMLEPWFESKGLGDADQVLAYFAVSKLGEPPVDGKTDTNPEGLTASYGKWASVVAERLQAGGLTCKVLNKEAFQKQMLEKLIWISAFMLVGARHPGTTVGGVEKEYRSEVSSLIAELASAAAAEKGLVFEEAMEDRLCAYSRAVAHFPTAVKEFKWRNGWFYSLSEKAIAAGKPDPCPLHTAWLKELKVV, from the exons ATGATGATCTTGAGGCTGTTCTTGAGGCCACTCCAAGGCCTAGATGGAACG AACGGAATGCTGGAACCGTGGTTTGAAAGTAAAGGTCTTGGTGATGCGGATCAAGTGCTAGCATATTTTGCTGTCTCCAAGCTTGGAGAACCTCCTGTTGATGGAAAGACTGATACTAATCCTGAAGGACTGACAGCATCATATGGGAAGTGGGCATCTGTAGTAGCTGAAAGATTACAGGCTGGAGGCCTTACTTGCAAG GTTCTCAACAAGGAAGCATTTCAGAAGCAGATGTTAGAGAAGTTGATCTGGATTTCAGCATTCATGCTTGTTGGAGCTCGTCATCCGGGAACAACTGTAGGTGGTGTAGAGAAAGAATACCGCTCTGAG GTGTCTAGCCTCATTGCAGAGCTTGCctctgcagcagcagcagagaAAGGGTTGGTATTTGAAGAAGCCATGGAGGATCGATTATGTGCATACTCACGCGCTGTTGCTCACTTTCCAACTGCAGTTAAAGAG TTTAAATGGAGAAATGGTTGGTTTTACTCTCTATCTGAGAAGGCAATTGCGGCGGGAAAGCCTGATCCCTGTCCCCTACATACAGCATGGCTCAAAGAGTTAAAAGTTGTCTAG
- the LOC18782744 gene encoding nudix hydrolase 3 produces MAEVDAHTQEEFFDVLTKTGEKTGISKPRGDVHRDGDYHRAVHVWIFAESTQELLIQRRADCKDSWAGLWDISSAGHISAGDSSLVTARRELQEELGVTLPKDAFEMIFVFLQECVTNDGKFINNEFNDVYLVTTVDPIPLEAFTLQETEVSAVKYISYEEYRSLLAKEDLEYVPYDVNGEYGQLFDIIARRYKENTIARSLSLQKQLQRYAPVSLSAELAGLPDADREALVLLIKAAAIMDEIFYLQVWYSNPVLRDWLKEHADASQLDKLKWMYYVINKSPWSSLDENEAFLTTADSAIKLLPEATRPVTGWKGLEYKAAFPVLKPPGANFYPPDMDKVEFELWKTSLTEDQQQAATGFFTVIKRHSEFSLDSSLYSSTVSSTNHSVGSTHDLYSVPFSEEYNSSITRAAEFLHKAGDLASSPSLKRFLHSKADAFLSNDYYDSDIAWMELDSKLDVTIGPYETYEDALFGYKATFEAFIGVRDDKATAQLKLFGDNLQVLEQNLPLDNVYKSKDVISAPIRVIDLLYNAGDVKGPQTVAFNLPNDEHIVKDRGTSMVMLKNISEAKFKHILQPIADVCITKEQQELVDFESFFTHTICHECCHGIGPHSITLPNGRKSTVRLELQELHSALEEAKADIVGLWALKFLIHKDLLPKTLLKSMYVSFLAGCFRSVRFGLEEAHGKGQALQFNWLYEKGAFILNPEETFSVDFTKVEGAVESLSREILTIQAKGDKEAANLLLQKHCKLTDPLKVALQRLEKIQVPVDIVPAFSVIDKILEQRC; encoded by the exons ATGGCGGAGGTTGATGCTCATACACAAGAAGAGTTCTTTGACGTCCTCACCAAAACCGGAGAGAAGACCGGCATTTCCAAGCCCAG GGGAGATGTTCATCGAGACGGAGATTACCATCGAGCTGTACATGTGTGGATTTTTGCTGAGAGTACACAGGAACTTCTTATCCAACGACGAGCTGACTGCAAGGATTCATGGGCGGGGCTGTGGGATATCTCAAGTGCTGGACACATATCCGCTGGTGATTCGTCACTCGTAACAGCTCG GAGGGAGCTTCAAGAAGAGCTAGGTGTAACACTTCCAAAGGACGCATTTGAAATGATATTCGTTTTTCTTCAAGAGTG TGTAACAAATGATGGAAAATTCATCAATAATGAATTCAATGATGTATATTTGGTTACAACTGTAGATCCAATCCCTCTTGAGGCATTTACTCTTCAG GAAACAGAAGTCTCTGCTGTTAAATATATTTCTTACGAGGAGTATAGAAGCTTACTTGCTAAAGAAGATCTTGAGTACGTCCCCTATGATGTAAATGGGGAATACGGTCAGCTTTTTGACATAATTGCAAGGAG GTACAAGGAGAACACTATAGCTCGAAGTTTATCTCTACAAAAGCAACTCCAACGTTATGCTCCTGTTTCTCTCAGTGCCGAG TTAGCAGGGCTTCCAGATGCAGACAGGGAGGCTCTGGTGTTACTAATTAAGGCTGCAGCAATTATGGACGAAATCTTTTACCTGCAG GTTTGGTACAGTAATCCAGTTCTACGAGATTGGTTAAAGGAGCATGCTGATGCATCACAGTTAGACAAATTGAAATGGATGTATTACGTAATTAATAAGAGTCCATG GTCATCCCTTGATGAAAATGAGGCATTTTTGACAACTGCGGATTCGGCTATAAAGTTGCTTCCTGAAGCGACTAGACCTGTTACTGGGTGGAAGGGACTTGAATACAAAGCTGCGTTTCCTGTGCTGAAACCACCTGGTGCAAACTTCTACCCGCCAGACATGGACAAAGTG GAATTTGAATTGTGGAAGACCAGTCTAACAGAGGACCAACAACAAGCTGCAACAGGCTTTTTCACTGTTATTAAAAGACACAGTGAATTCAGTCTGGATTCTTCCTTGTATAGTAGTACAGTTAGCAGCACAAATCATTCAGTGGGTTCCACTCATGATCTATATAGTGTTCCTTTCTCCGAAGAGTATAATTCTTCCATCACACGAGCTGCTGAGTTCTTGCATAAAGCTGGTGACTTGGCCAGTTCTCCTAG TTTGAAGAGGTTTCTTCACAGCAAGGCCGATGCTTTTCTTTCAAATGACTACTATGACTCGGATATAGCCTGGATGGAGTTG GACTCAAAGCTGGATGTTACTATTGGTCCATATGAAACATATGAAGATGCTCTTTTTGGATATAAG GCTACATTTGAAGCATTTATTGGAGTTCGGGATGACAAAGCAACAGCTCAATTAAAACTTTTTGGTGATAATTTGCAG GTTCTGGAGCAAAATCTCCCACTGGACAATGTGTACAAGTCCAAAGATGTGATTTCTGCTCCTATTCGAGTCATCGATCTTCTTTATAATGCAGGA GATGTAAAGGGTCCTCAAACTGTTGCTTTTAATCTACCAAATGACGAGCATATAGTAAAAGATCGAGGAACATCAATGGTCATGCTGAAGAATATCTCAGAGGCTAA GTTCAAGCACATTCTTCAGCCTATAGCCGATGTTTGTATTACAAAGGAACAACAAGAACTTGTAGATTTTGAATCTTTCTTTACTCACACAATTTGCCATGAGTGCTGCCATGGGATTGGACCTCATAGCATAACACTTCCAAATGGTAGAAAGTCTACAGTGAGATTG GAACTGCAAGAACTCCACTCCGCTCTGGAAGAAGCAAAAGCTGATATAGTTGGCCTTTGGGCGTTGAAATTCCTAATCCACAAG GATTTGCTCCCAAAGACTTTATTGAAGTCCATGTATGTTTCATTTCTTGCTGGATGCTTCCGCTCAGTGCGGTTTGGTCTTGAGGAAGCTCACGG AAAAGGACAAGCATTGCAGTTTAACTGGTTGTATGAGAAAGGAGCCTTTATCTTGAACCCTGAGGAAACATTTTCTGTTGACTTTACCAAG GTTGAAGGTGCAGTTGAGAGCCTGAGTAGGGAGATACTCACCATACAAGCAAAAGGTGACAAAGAGGCTGCAAATTTGCTGCTTCAGAAACACTGCAAACTGACGGACCCATTAAAAGTTGCTTTGCAAAGATTGGAGAAAATTCAG GTACCTGTGGATATAGTGCCCGCGTTCTCGGTAATTGATAAAATATTGGAGCAAAGATGCTAA